From Variovorax sp. PMC12, the proteins below share one genomic window:
- a CDS encoding cytochrome ubiquinol oxidase subunit I has protein sequence MDLDIVALSRLQFAVTALYHFLFVPLTLGLSIIIAIMETVYVMTGRVIWRDMTKFWGVLFGINFAMGVATGIVMEFQFGMNWSYYSHYVGDIFGAPLAIEGLMAFFMEATFVGLFFFGWDKLSKVGHLVATWAVAIGSNFSALWILIANGWMQNPVGAAFNPQTMRMEVTDFAAVLTNPVAQAKFVHTVSAGYVCAAVFVLGVSAWYVLKGRHLELAKRSMTVAASFGLAAALSVAVLGDESGYLSGEHQKMKLAAIEAMWETQPAPAAFTVIGFPDQEARETHYAIHIPGVMGLIGTRSLDTVMPGIDELVKRAEVRIREGLKAYDALQKIREAGGTGKVTQGVRGDFEDNGINMGYALLLKRYVDDPRQATDEQITKAAWDTVPQVAPLFWLFRVMVGIGMLLILLTGTFFVLSACRKLDSHRWLLKVAVFAIPLPWIAIESGWLVAEFGRQPWVIEGVLPTAVAVSNLGVKTLLLTLAGFIAIYTTLLIIEMKLMLKAIRKGPEAEHAPDEGDTLSHIPPAHAGAAIPSPSAGSAA, from the coding sequence ATGGACCTCGACATCGTTGCGCTATCGCGCCTGCAGTTCGCCGTCACGGCGCTGTATCACTTCCTGTTCGTGCCGCTGACGCTCGGGCTTTCGATCATCATCGCCATCATGGAGACGGTCTACGTGATGACCGGGCGCGTGATCTGGCGCGACATGACCAAATTCTGGGGCGTGCTGTTCGGCATCAACTTCGCGATGGGCGTGGCCACCGGCATCGTGATGGAGTTCCAGTTCGGCATGAACTGGAGCTACTACAGCCATTACGTCGGCGACATCTTCGGCGCGCCGCTGGCCATCGAAGGGCTCATGGCCTTCTTCATGGAGGCGACCTTCGTCGGGCTGTTCTTCTTCGGCTGGGACAAGCTCTCGAAGGTGGGCCACCTGGTCGCCACCTGGGCCGTGGCCATCGGCTCCAACTTCTCGGCGCTGTGGATTCTCATCGCCAACGGCTGGATGCAGAACCCGGTGGGCGCGGCCTTCAACCCGCAGACCATGCGCATGGAAGTGACCGACTTCGCCGCCGTGCTGACCAACCCCGTGGCGCAGGCCAAGTTCGTGCACACCGTGTCGGCGGGGTATGTGTGCGCGGCCGTGTTCGTGCTGGGCGTGTCGGCTTGGTACGTGCTCAAGGGCCGTCACCTTGAACTGGCCAAGCGCTCGATGACGGTCGCGGCTTCGTTCGGCCTGGCCGCCGCGCTGTCGGTGGCGGTGCTCGGAGACGAGAGCGGCTACCTCTCGGGCGAACACCAGAAGATGAAGCTCGCCGCCATCGAGGCCATGTGGGAAACGCAACCCGCGCCGGCCGCCTTCACGGTCATCGGCTTCCCCGACCAGGAGGCGCGCGAGACGCACTACGCCATCCACATCCCCGGGGTGATGGGGCTGATCGGCACACGCTCGCTCGACACGGTGATGCCCGGCATCGACGAACTTGTGAAGCGCGCCGAGGTCCGCATCCGGGAGGGCCTGAAGGCCTACGACGCGCTGCAGAAGATCCGAGAGGCGGGCGGCACCGGCAAGGTGACGCAGGGCGTGCGCGGGGACTTCGAGGACAACGGCATCAACATGGGCTATGCGCTGCTGCTCAAGCGCTACGTGGACGACCCGCGCCAGGCCACCGACGAGCAGATCACCAAGGCGGCGTGGGACACCGTGCCGCAGGTGGCGCCGCTGTTCTGGCTGTTCCGGGTGATGGTGGGCATCGGCATGCTGCTGATCCTGCTGACGGGCACCTTCTTCGTGCTCTCGGCGTGCCGCAAGCTCGACAGCCACCGCTGGCTGCTGAAGGTCGCGGTGTTCGCGATTCCGCTGCCGTGGATCGCCATCGAGTCGGGCTGGCTGGTGGCGGAGTTCGGGCGCCAGCCGTGGGTGATCGAAGGCGTGCTGCCGACCGCGGTGGCCGTGTCGAACCTCGGCGTGAAGACGCTTCTGCTCACGCTGGCGGGCTTCATCGCCATCTACACCACGCTGCTCATCATCGAGATGAAGCTGATGCTCAAGGCCATCCGCAAGGGGCCCGAGGCCGAGCATGCGCCCGACGAGGGCGACACGCTCTCGCACATTCCGCCGGCCCACGCGGGCGCGGCCATTCCTTCTCCTTCCGCAGGGAGCGCAGCATGA
- the cydB gene encoding cytochrome d ubiquinol oxidase subunit II, which produces MTLHTLLDYDTLRFIWWLLIGVLLVGFAVTDGFDLGSGMLLPFAARNDIERRVVINSVGPVWEGNQVWLILGGGAVFAAWPQLYAVSFSGFYLAMFVILTALILRPVAFKFRSKRESPQWRARWDGVLFFSGFVPALICGVAVGNVLQGVPFRFDNDMHIFYDGGFFGLLNPFAILCGLVSVAMLVMHGAAWLLLKTAGPVAERARSYGMIASVLTVALYALGGVLLATSIGGYRISSVIDAVGPSNPMLKTVELHAGAWTANYAAHPWTLAAPAAGFVGALGALLGLALRRPVFALLTAALGIAGIILSVGASMFPFILPSSIDPRASLTVWDSSSSHLTLFIMLVVTAFFIPIIVAYTSWVYHVLWGKVDEQAIRDESGHAY; this is translated from the coding sequence ATGACCCTCCACACACTCCTCGACTACGACACCCTGCGCTTCATCTGGTGGCTGCTGATCGGCGTGCTGCTGGTGGGCTTCGCCGTGACCGACGGCTTCGACCTGGGCAGCGGCATGCTGCTGCCTTTTGCGGCGCGCAACGACATCGAGCGGCGCGTCGTCATCAACAGCGTGGGTCCGGTGTGGGAAGGCAACCAGGTGTGGCTGATCCTGGGCGGCGGCGCGGTCTTCGCGGCGTGGCCTCAGCTGTACGCCGTGTCGTTCTCGGGCTTCTACCTGGCGATGTTCGTGATTCTCACGGCGCTGATCCTGCGGCCGGTGGCCTTCAAGTTCCGCAGCAAGCGCGAGTCGCCGCAGTGGCGTGCGCGCTGGGACGGCGTGCTGTTCTTCAGCGGCTTCGTGCCCGCGCTGATCTGCGGCGTGGCCGTGGGCAACGTGCTGCAGGGCGTGCCGTTCCGCTTCGACAACGACATGCACATCTTCTACGACGGCGGCTTCTTCGGCCTGCTGAATCCGTTCGCCATCTTGTGCGGGCTCGTGTCGGTGGCCATGCTGGTGATGCACGGCGCGGCGTGGCTGCTGCTGAAGACGGCGGGGCCGGTGGCCGAGCGTGCGCGCAGCTACGGCATGATTGCTTCTGTGCTCACCGTCGCGCTGTATGCGCTGGGCGGCGTGCTGCTGGCCACGAGCATCGGCGGCTACCGCATCAGCAGCGTGATCGATGCGGTGGGGCCGTCCAACCCGATGCTCAAGACGGTGGAGCTGCATGCCGGCGCATGGACCGCCAACTACGCGGCGCATCCGTGGACGCTGGCGGCTCCGGCGGCCGGCTTCGTCGGCGCGCTGGGCGCTTTGCTCGGCCTCGCGCTGCGCCGCCCGGTGTTCGCGCTGCTGACGGCGGCGCTCGGCATCGCCGGCATCATCCTGAGCGTGGGCGCGTCGATGTTCCCGTTCATCCTGCCGTCGTCGATCGACCCGCGCGCCAGCCTCACGGTGTGGGACTCGTCGTCGAGCCACCTCACGCTGTTCATCATGCTGGTGGTCACGGCCTTCTTCATTCCCATCATCGTGGCATACACCAGCTGGGTCTATCACGTGCTCTGGGGCAAGGTCGACGAGCAAGCCATCCGCGACGAGAGCGGACACGCCTACTGA
- the cydX gene encoding cytochrome bd-I oxidase subunit CydX, producing the protein MWYFAWILGLPLAAAFAVLNAMWYELMDDDAVRKAKLETPESSQGQERL; encoded by the coding sequence ATGTGGTACTTCGCCTGGATCCTCGGCCTGCCGCTGGCAGCCGCTTTCGCCGTGCTCAACGCCATGTGGTACGAACTCATGGACGACGATGCCGTTCGCAAGGCCAAGCTCGAGACGCCTGAATCGTCGCAAGGACAGGAGCGGCTCTAG
- a CDS encoding GbsR/MarR family transcriptional regulator: MATSSDLPPLNRQFVAHFGEMGSKWGINRTVGQIYALIFLSERALNADEIAELLEFSRSNVSMGLKELQAWRLVHLRHHPGDRREYFEAPSDVWEIFRVLAEERRRREIEPTLSMLRNALLESPTSDAERHAQERMREMHDLIDRLMKWFDDVQRLAPETAMKLMGMGATVTKVLTLKDRITGGGASKKKNPAAD; this comes from the coding sequence ATGGCCACCTCTTCAGACCTCCCGCCCCTCAACCGCCAGTTCGTCGCCCACTTCGGCGAAATGGGCAGCAAATGGGGCATCAACCGCACCGTCGGGCAGATCTACGCGCTGATCTTTCTGTCCGAGCGCGCGCTGAACGCCGACGAAATTGCCGAGCTGCTCGAGTTCTCGCGCTCGAACGTCAGCATGGGCCTGAAGGAACTGCAGGCCTGGCGGCTGGTGCACCTGCGCCACCACCCGGGCGACCGACGCGAATACTTCGAGGCGCCGTCGGACGTGTGGGAAATCTTCCGCGTGCTGGCCGAGGAACGGCGCCGCCGCGAGATCGAGCCCACGCTGTCGATGCTGCGCAACGCCCTGCTGGAATCACCCACGAGCGATGCCGAGCGCCACGCGCAGGAGCGCATGCGCGAGATGCACGACCTGATCGACAGGCTGATGAAGTGGTTCGACGACGTTCAGCGGCTCGCGCCCGAGACCGCCATGAAACTCATGGGCATGGGCGCGACGGTGACGAAGGTGCTGACGCTCAAGGACCGCATCACGGGCGGCGGCGCGTCTAAAAAGAAAAATCCCGCGGCCGACTGA
- a CDS encoding autotransporter-associated beta strand repeat-containing protein, whose translation MNKAHRSIWNSALGAWVAVSENTHARGKKSQRAVALAAGAASLLMLAGPSFAGGDGGGGGFLVNGSSGAGQTAGNSTTGVGGHGGQGDQSAAGAVGGALGTNGANGTSAASGFTPDRLDGSGGGGGGSVRTGFVPVTATITAGNGGNGGTGGYNRSNPGGGGGGGGGGSVLATQSFEVKATGSLVGGNGGNGGGVVANTSSLTGAGGGGGAGVLVVPVGGVTITNAGTITGGNGGTGLATRGTHPVTRATVYGGAGGNGEGGALGGTQLGAYAQGGAGIVGSNLTIVNSGTISGGLAGDKSTRANSIQLGGGNNSLTLKAGSVLNGGVVAQGTGNKLFLEGTNTEDAAFQGFSSINAASGSKWTLTGKFQPTGNLAVNVDGTGATPAQLTMNGVISGAGSLTADGRGTLALGATNTYAGGTAIRNGTTVQIGTAGALGSGTVTLDGGKLAATSSLSLTNNLAFAAGQRSTVAAATGRTLDIDGNLALNGSATAVFGSTTETGTVRLDDGTTIVSSTAAVVVAGGTLQVADATRAATIFPNVASTTVNTGATLDLNGYNVTIGNLQGAGTLKTRTGNFPAQTTTVQSGNFSGSITGTGQLVKTTAGTLVLSGANSYTGNTTISGGTLQLGDGGTTGSIDNSNITNNAALVFNRSNATNFTRTISGSGSVTQSGTGTLTLSGANTYGGGTRVNSGTLQVAAANALGSGGLTMAGGKLAATSTMTLSNGVSFAAGTASTVAAATNRTLTLGGALNLGANATATFGSATETGVVNVASNSATVDSSAAVVVAGGTLRVGSGALMSTVLGNIASTTVNGGATLDLNGQNVSIRNIQGAGTLQTGFKSAQATTIASGLFGGAIAGAGKLVKSGAGTLTLTGTNTYGGGTTIDAGTLQVGNGGTTGSISGDIVDNGVLQFNRSDDIAYAGGITGTGSLTKSGAGKLTLTGASTYGGGTTIDAGTLQVGNGGTKGSIAGNITNNAALVFNRSDSYTVAGDIDGTGSLSDNGTGTLILAGTNSYSGGTTIGKGATLQVGNGGKSGTLSGAVTANGNLVFDRSDDSSFTGTVSGAGSLTKNGAGELEITGANTYTGNTSVNGGTLRVNNTSGSATGSGSVQVGAGATLAGGGTISGAVNVASGGSLAPGNSPGTLTIGDLSMDKGSFLNYHLGAVGEDPLNDLVQVNGNLMLGGTLNVTETAGGSFGPGLYRLVKYTGSLTDNGLNIGNTPVTAGDLYVQTSVAKEVNLINSTGVQLGFWDGGDTVNNGNVGGGSGTWRIGSPGSPNDTWTNSEGGYNATWKPNQFAMFGGTAGTVTVDNSGGDISIGGAQFFSDGYVVQGDALTLGNAHTVIKVGDGTRSGASMTATIASQLTGAGGLTKDDYGTLVLTGANNYTGGTVVSAGVLQGNTTSLQGEIVNNANVTFDQSTDGTFGGTMSGSGSLRKIGTGDLALATANTYTGGTSIDAGSVSASVSGALGTGPVNVNASGYLAFTGNAGAGDLRFTTAAASPGINGGAIEFRDDSSAERASFLNYKGGSVTFAGNSTAGDAVFDNRGGSVTVWNNATAGNARIVNSAGGSTNIWDDGSAGRATIVNEATASLDIRDRATAAQATVVNKTGAVVNIRGLTTAGTSIGSLEGGGRVLLGNKTLTTGGLNTSTEISGVISGVGGSLVKEGTGTLTLSGANTYTGGTALLKGRLNLGNAQALGTGELAMDDGTAIGFTAPGMTIANAIRFTGNSDPIIDTGAFDAGLSGAISGAGFITKIGTGTLTLSGANSYTGATDVAQGTLRAGAANTLSAASAHNVAAGATLDLAGYSQTVASLSNGGTVSLVGSVPGTTLTVNGAYVGNGGVLKLGTTLYFNGPPSDRLILNGPAASASGNTTVQITNIGGLGALTNGNGIEVITAQNGAKTTAQTTKDAFSLAGGHVDAGAFEYRLYAADALGQGENWYLRSAQKGVTYYRPETSLYAALPNQLRQGSLAMLGDVRKRVGDDDVKGTAPSATGSERRAWARVLSTDIDIQQGGTVSPTSKGRLTGFQAGTDLLATPNWRAGIYVGQLDGDARVSGYASGVSNLSVGRNDLRSQYVGVYGTYTSDSGFYADAVVQSGRHRYTVEPLMGIGAAGKGNSLLGSIEVGQAFPIGASGWTVEPQLQLIHQHMDLSNSAILGAVVQPQVDSGWLARAGVRVKGEIDTGMGMLQPYGRVNVYKTSRGTDVARFVNGATSTDIAAPIGGTSTELAGGFTLTLNQSTSLYGEIGKLWSSGGDTKVRSGINGSLGVRVKW comes from the coding sequence ATGAACAAAGCTCATCGCAGCATCTGGAACTCGGCGCTCGGCGCCTGGGTGGCTGTTTCGGAGAACACCCATGCCCGCGGCAAGAAGAGCCAACGCGCGGTGGCGCTGGCGGCGGGTGCGGCATCTCTGCTGATGCTGGCGGGGCCTTCGTTCGCAGGGGGTGACGGCGGTGGCGGTGGCTTCCTCGTCAACGGCAGTTCCGGCGCGGGGCAAACGGCGGGCAACAGCACGACCGGGGTGGGCGGCCACGGGGGGCAGGGCGATCAGTCGGCCGCAGGCGCCGTCGGCGGCGCCCTCGGCACCAACGGAGCCAACGGCACTTCGGCGGCGAGCGGCTTCACCCCGGACAGGCTGGACGGCAGCGGCGGCGGCGGCGGCGGTTCCGTCCGGACCGGCTTCGTTCCTGTCACCGCCACGATCACGGCCGGCAACGGCGGTAACGGCGGCACCGGCGGCTACAACCGCTCGAACCCGGGCGGCGGTGGCGGCGGTGGTGGCGGCGGCAGCGTGCTCGCCACCCAGTCGTTCGAGGTCAAGGCGACGGGGTCGCTCGTTGGCGGCAATGGCGGCAACGGCGGCGGCGTGGTCGCGAACACATCGTCGCTGACCGGTGCCGGCGGCGGCGGCGGCGCGGGCGTGCTGGTGGTGCCCGTGGGCGGCGTGACAATCACCAACGCCGGCACCATCACGGGCGGAAACGGCGGCACGGGCCTGGCGACCCGGGGAACCCACCCCGTCACCAGGGCGACGGTCTACGGCGGCGCGGGCGGCAATGGCGAAGGCGGCGCGCTGGGCGGCACGCAGCTGGGCGCGTATGCGCAGGGCGGGGCCGGCATCGTCGGCAGCAATCTCACCATCGTCAACAGCGGCACCATTTCCGGCGGCCTGGCGGGCGACAAGTCGACCCGCGCCAATTCGATCCAGCTGGGCGGTGGCAACAACTCGCTCACTCTCAAGGCCGGCTCGGTGCTCAACGGCGGCGTGGTCGCCCAAGGCACCGGCAACAAGCTGTTCCTGGAAGGCACGAATACAGAGGACGCCGCGTTCCAGGGCTTCTCGAGCATCAATGCCGCCAGCGGCAGCAAGTGGACGCTGACGGGCAAGTTCCAGCCCACGGGCAACCTCGCGGTCAACGTGGACGGCACCGGCGCCACGCCCGCGCAGCTCACCATGAACGGCGTCATCTCCGGCGCCGGCAGCCTCACGGCCGACGGCCGCGGCACGCTGGCGCTGGGCGCCACCAACACCTACGCCGGCGGAACTGCCATCAGGAACGGCACCACGGTGCAGATCGGCACGGCCGGCGCGCTCGGCTCCGGCACGGTCACGCTCGACGGCGGCAAGCTCGCCGCCACGTCGAGCCTCAGCCTGACCAACAACCTGGCTTTCGCGGCCGGCCAGCGCAGCACCGTGGCCGCCGCCACCGGCCGGACGCTCGACATCGATGGCAACCTGGCCTTGAACGGCAGTGCGACCGCCGTCTTCGGCAGCACGACCGAAACCGGCACCGTCCGCCTGGACGATGGCACCACCATCGTCTCCAGCACCGCGGCGGTCGTCGTGGCCGGCGGCACGCTGCAGGTGGCGGACGCCACCCGCGCCGCGACGATCTTCCCCAACGTTGCCTCCACCACGGTCAATACCGGGGCCACGCTGGACCTGAACGGCTACAACGTCACCATCGGCAACCTGCAGGGCGCCGGAACGCTGAAGACCCGGACCGGCAACTTCCCCGCGCAGACCACCACGGTGCAGTCGGGCAACTTCTCGGGCTCCATCACCGGCACCGGCCAGCTCGTGAAGACGACGGCGGGCACGCTGGTGCTCAGCGGCGCCAACAGCTACACCGGCAACACCACCATCAGCGGCGGCACGCTGCAACTGGGCGACGGCGGCACCACCGGCAGCATCGACAACAGCAACATCACCAACAACGCGGCGCTCGTGTTCAACCGCTCCAATGCGACGAACTTCACGCGCACCATCAGCGGCAGCGGCAGCGTGACCCAGAGCGGCACGGGCACGCTCACGCTCTCGGGCGCCAACACGTATGGCGGCGGCACCAGGGTCAACAGCGGCACGCTGCAGGTTGCGGCGGCCAATGCGCTCGGAAGCGGCGGGCTGACGATGGCCGGCGGCAAGCTGGCCGCGACGTCGACCATGACCCTCTCGAACGGCGTGAGCTTCGCGGCCGGAACGGCCAGCACCGTCGCCGCCGCCACCAACCGCACGCTGACGCTGGGCGGCGCGCTGAACCTGGGGGCGAACGCCACCGCCACCTTCGGCAGCGCCACCGAGACCGGCGTCGTCAACGTTGCCAGCAACAGCGCCACGGTGGACAGCAGCGCCGCCGTGGTCGTTGCCGGAGGCACGTTGCGCGTAGGCAGCGGGGCGCTGATGAGCACAGTCCTCGGCAACATCGCCTCGACCACCGTGAACGGCGGCGCCACGCTCGACCTGAACGGCCAGAACGTCTCCATCCGCAACATCCAGGGCGCCGGCACGCTGCAGACCGGCTTCAAGAGCGCGCAGGCCACCACGATCGCAAGCGGCCTGTTCGGCGGCGCCATCGCGGGCGCGGGCAAGCTGGTGAAGAGCGGCGCCGGCACGCTGACGCTGACCGGCACCAACACCTACGGCGGCGGCACCACCATCGACGCGGGCACGCTGCAGGTCGGCAACGGCGGCACCACCGGCAGCATCAGCGGCGACATCGTCGACAACGGCGTGCTGCAGTTCAACCGCTCCGACGACATCGCATATGCCGGCGGCATCACCGGCACCGGAAGCCTGACGAAGTCGGGCGCCGGCAAGCTCACGCTCACCGGCGCCAGCACTTACGGCGGCGGCACCACCATCGACGCGGGCACGCTGCAGGTCGGCAACGGCGGCACCAAGGGCAGCATCGCCGGCAACATCACCAACAACGCCGCGCTGGTGTTCAACCGCTCCGACAGCTACACCGTGGCCGGCGACATCGACGGCACCGGCAGCCTGAGCGACAACGGCACGGGCACGCTGATCCTGGCCGGCACCAACAGCTACAGCGGCGGCACCACCATCGGCAAGGGCGCGACGCTGCAGGTCGGCAACGGCGGCAAGAGCGGCACGCTCTCGGGCGCGGTCACGGCCAACGGCAACCTGGTCTTCGACCGCTCCGACGACTCGAGCTTCACCGGCACCGTCAGCGGCGCGGGCAGCCTGACCAAGAACGGCGCGGGCGAACTCGAGATCACCGGCGCCAACACCTACACCGGCAACACATCGGTGAACGGCGGCACGCTGCGGGTGAACAACACCAGCGGCAGCGCGACCGGCAGCGGCAGCGTGCAGGTCGGCGCCGGCGCCACGCTGGCCGGCGGCGGCACCATCAGCGGCGCGGTCAACGTGGCCAGCGGCGGTTCGCTCGCGCCGGGCAACAGCCCCGGCACCCTGACGATCGGCGACCTGAGCATGGACAAGGGCTCGTTCCTGAACTACCACCTCGGCGCCGTCGGCGAAGACCCGCTCAACGACCTGGTCCAGGTCAACGGCAACCTGATGCTCGGCGGCACGCTGAACGTCACCGAGACGGCCGGCGGCAGCTTCGGCCCGGGGCTGTACCGCCTCGTCAAGTACACCGGCTCGCTGACCGACAACGGCCTGAACATCGGCAACACCCCGGTCACGGCCGGCGACCTGTACGTGCAGACCAGCGTGGCCAAGGAAGTCAACCTGATCAACAGCACCGGCGTGCAGCTCGGCTTCTGGGACGGCGGCGACACGGTCAACAACGGCAACGTGGGCGGCGGCTCGGGCACCTGGCGCATCGGCAGCCCCGGCAGCCCCAACGACACCTGGACCAACAGCGAAGGCGGCTACAACGCCACCTGGAAGCCCAACCAGTTCGCCATGTTCGGCGGCACCGCGGGCACCGTCACGGTGGACAACAGCGGCGGCGACATCAGCATCGGCGGCGCGCAGTTCTTCTCCGACGGCTACGTGGTGCAGGGCGATGCGCTGACGCTGGGCAACGCGCACACCGTCATCAAGGTGGGCGACGGCACGCGCTCGGGCGCTTCGATGACGGCGACCATCGCCTCGCAGCTCACCGGCGCGGGCGGCCTGACCAAGGACGACTACGGCACGCTGGTGCTGACCGGCGCCAACAACTACACCGGCGGCACCGTCGTGTCGGCCGGCGTGCTGCAGGGCAACACCACCAGCCTGCAGGGCGAGATCGTCAACAACGCCAACGTCACCTTCGACCAGTCGACCGACGGCACCTTCGGCGGCACGATGAGCGGCTCGGGCAGCCTGCGCAAGATCGGCACCGGCGACCTGGCGCTGGCAACCGCCAACACCTACACCGGCGGCACCAGCATCGACGCCGGCAGCGTGAGCGCGAGCGTCAGCGGCGCGCTGGGCACCGGCCCGGTGAACGTCAATGCCAGCGGCTACCTGGCCTTCACCGGCAATGCCGGCGCGGGCGACCTGCGCTTCACCACCGCCGCCGCCAGCCCCGGCATCAACGGCGGCGCCATCGAGTTCAGGGACGACTCCTCGGCCGAGCGCGCGAGCTTCCTGAACTACAAGGGCGGCAGCGTCACCTTCGCCGGTAATTCGACGGCGGGCGATGCCGTGTTCGACAACCGCGGCGGCAGCGTCACGGTGTGGAACAACGCCACCGCGGGCAATGCGCGCATCGTCAACTCGGCGGGCGGCTCGACCAACATCTGGGACGACGGCTCGGCCGGCCGCGCGACCATCGTCAACGAGGCGACCGCTTCGCTCGACATCCGCGACCGCGCCACGGCCGCGCAGGCCACGGTGGTCAACAAGACGGGCGCGGTGGTCAACATCCGCGGCCTCACCACGGCCGGCACTTCCATCGGCTCGCTGGAGGGCGGCGGCCGCGTGCTGCTGGGCAACAAGACGCTGACCACGGGCGGCCTGAACACCAGCACCGAAATCTCGGGCGTGATCTCGGGCGTCGGCGGCTCGCTGGTGAAGGAAGGCACGGGCACGCTCACGCTGTCGGGCGCCAACACCTACACCGGCGGCACCGCGCTGCTCAAGGGGCGCCTGAACCTCGGCAACGCGCAGGCGCTGGGCACCGGCGAACTGGCGATGGACGACGGCACCGCGATCGGCTTCACCGCGCCCGGCATGACGATTGCCAACGCGATCCGCTTCACCGGCAACAGCGACCCGATCATCGACACGGGCGCCTTCGACGCCGGCCTGAGCGGCGCCATCAGCGGCGCGGGCTTCATCACCAAGATCGGCACCGGCACGCTGACGCTTTCGGGCGCCAACAGCTACACCGGCGCGACCGACGTGGCGCAGGGCACGCTGCGTGCCGGCGCGGCCAACACCTTGAGCGCCGCTTCGGCGCACAACGTGGCCGCGGGCGCGACGCTGGACCTGGCGGGCTACAGCCAGACGGTGGCTTCGCTGAGCAACGGCGGCACCGTGTCGCTGGTGGGCAGCGTGCCCGGCACCACGCTGACGGTGAACGGCGCGTACGTGGGCAACGGCGGCGTGCTCAAGCTCGGCACCACGCTGTACTTCAACGGCCCGCCCTCGGACCGGCTGATCCTCAACGGCCCCGCCGCTTCGGCCAGCGGCAACACCACGGTGCAGATCACCAACATCGGCGGCCTGGGCGCGCTGACCAACGGCAACGGCATCGAGGTGATCACCGCGCAGAACGGCGCGAAGACCACCGCGCAGACCACCAAGGACGCGTTCTCGCTCGCGGGCGGCCATGTGGATGCCGGCGCGTTCGAGTACCGCCTGTATGCCGCCGACGCGCTCGGCCAGGGCGAGAACTGGTATCTGCGCTCGGCGCAGAAGGGCGTGACCTACTACCGCCCCGAGACCTCGCTCTACGCCGCGCTGCCCAACCAGCTGCGCCAGGGCAGCCTCGCGATGCTGGGCGACGTGCGCAAGCGTGTGGGCGACGACGACGTGAAGGGCACCGCGCCCAGCGCGACCGGCTCCGAGCGCCGTGCCTGGGCCCGCGTGCTGTCGACCGACATCGACATCCAGCAGGGCGGCACCGTCTCGCCCACCAGCAAGGGCCGCCTGACCGGCTTCCAGGCCGGCACCGACCTGCTCGCCACGCCCAACTGGCGCGCCGGCATCTACGTCGGCCAGCTCGACGGCGATGCGCGTGTCAGCGGCTATGCCAGCGGCGTGAGCAACCTGAGCGTGGGCCGCAACGACCTGCGCAGCCAGTACGTGGGCGTGTACGGCACCTACACCAGCGACAGCGGCTTCTATGCCGACGCCGTGGTGCAGTCGGGCCGCCATCGCTACACGGTCGAGCCGCTGATGGGCATCGGCGCGGCCGGCAAGGGCAACAGCCTGCTGGGCTCTATCGAAGTGGGCCAGGCCTTCCCGATCGGCGCCAGCGGCTGGACCGTCGAGCCGCAGTTGCAATTGATCCACCAGCACATGGACCTGAGCAACTCGGCCATCCTGGGCGCGGTGGTCCAGCCCCAGGTCGACAGCGGCTGGCTGGCCCGTGCGGGCGTGCGGGTCAAGGGCGAGATCGATACCGGCATGGGCATGCTGCAGCCGTACGGTCGCGTGAACGTCTACAAGACTTCCCGTGGAACGGACGTGGCGCGCTTCGTCAACGGCGCGACCTCGACCGACATCGCGGCGCCGATCGGCGGCACCAGCACCGAACTGGCGGGCGGCTTCACGCTGACCCTGAACCAGTCGACGAGCCTCTATGGCGAAATCGGCAAGCTGTGGTCGTCGGGTGGCGACACCAAGGTCAGGAGCGGCATCAACGGTTCGCTGGGCGTGCGGGTGAAGTGGTAA